The Vidua chalybeata isolate OUT-0048 chromosome 24, bVidCha1 merged haplotype, whole genome shotgun sequence genome includes a window with the following:
- the SMIM29 gene encoding small integral membrane protein 29 — translation MSNATAPTAPGAAGDSLVGSVLGPFLLLTLLGALLAAVMYVKKKRRSDRLRHRLLPMYSYDPAEEPPESEQELLVEAEEAQVVPSWGGSSPPWPPRRDWRA, via the exons ATGAGCAACGCCACGGCCCCCACGGCCCCGGGCGCGGCGGGGGACTCGCTGGTGGGCTCCGTGCTGGggcccttcctcctcctcaccctcctcgGCGCCCTCCTGGCCGCG GTGATGTACGTCAAGAAGAAGCGCAG GTCCGACCGGCTGCGGCACCGGCTGCTGCCCATGTACAGCTACGACCCGGCTGAGGAGCCGCCCGAGtcggagcaggagctgctggtggaggCTGAGGAGGCTCAG GTGGTGCCCAGCTGGGGGGGTTCCTCACCCCCTTGGCCCCCGCGCAGGGACTGGAGGGCCTGA